Proteins encoded in a region of the Deltaproteobacteria bacterium HGW-Deltaproteobacteria-18 genome:
- a CDS encoding CRISPR-associated helicase/endonuclease Cas3 — protein sequence MTPAVSNDIYFWAKTTAEGQLGISVTEHMLNVGHVARLLADLSPQLCQRLNLSPEIVAALAALHDLGKISPGFQQKCPAWLERFAMSAIAEHNSWQTSVETDHGRVSHASIQQALMELGVSRKTAKYISAILGAHHGRIKALPSDRGISCVMSESASGIAWNELRFHTVRKVWSHFGAMMDFSALTVSESGLWWLGGLTSVADWIGSDERFFPPDKEMSEFKGMSAQAALEHIGFHHPRITADLSFECIFPFSPNELQERAAAIITTPGVYIIEAPMGMGKTEAALWAAYHLLCSGYASGVYFALPTQATSNRIHLRMNEFLDRITDNASASRLVHGNSWLLEGSDVPKTPATTVHGAAEDDARASQDWFASTKRALLAPFGVGTVDQCLLGVVAAKHFFVRHFALAGKVVILDEIHSYDLYTGTLIDKLIKTLEGLGCTVIILSATLTAKRRDQLLVTVFITPPQGRQIRTCFSTADDAMSRAKDMAQRGGAVLWICNTVDSAQHIFRELSERCGEAFPIGLLHSRFTFPRREALEQEWMERFGKNGSRCGSILVATQVVEQSVDLDADLLVTELAPTDMLLQRIGRLWRHQRSGRPAYEPVVMIVEEASSLEAFRTMKPAAIIKELGAKAKVYAPYVLLRSLEVWKTHEQVEIPRQIRALLEATYAESENEPESWSALYGEWFASDSAKKMIAQQNANYWTVALPDEEGVQTRLNEMPTISLILCSEHSSSQSVLLSGEVILARGQDFSLAAARAIHRNLVKVPEYLISYGQEPGETLFNMYVRGRFIVGVVDAAGSVSIKGLQSGNRLFYMDSLGLVIDRSS from the coding sequence ATGACACCGGCTGTCAGTAACGACATCTACTTTTGGGCCAAAACCACTGCCGAAGGGCAACTGGGGATTTCCGTTACGGAGCATATGCTGAATGTCGGCCATGTGGCTCGGTTGCTCGCCGACTTGTCACCGCAGTTATGTCAACGACTGAACCTGTCACCTGAAATCGTCGCTGCTTTGGCAGCCCTGCATGATCTGGGAAAAATTTCTCCGGGGTTTCAACAGAAATGTCCGGCTTGGCTTGAGCGGTTTGCAATGTCAGCCATTGCAGAACACAACTCTTGGCAGACCTCTGTGGAGACTGATCACGGTCGCGTCTCGCATGCGTCTATTCAGCAGGCGCTCATGGAACTGGGCGTCAGTCGGAAAACGGCCAAGTATATCTCGGCTATTCTCGGCGCGCATCATGGACGAATCAAAGCTCTTCCGAGTGATCGCGGCATTTCCTGCGTCATGTCGGAATCCGCCAGCGGCATTGCATGGAACGAACTGCGATTCCACACTGTCCGTAAGGTTTGGTCTCATTTTGGAGCGATGATGGATTTTTCCGCGCTGACGGTTTCGGAATCCGGATTGTGGTGGCTCGGTGGCCTGACTTCCGTGGCGGACTGGATCGGATCGGATGAACGCTTCTTCCCTCCAGACAAAGAAATGTCCGAATTCAAGGGCATGAGCGCTCAAGCCGCCCTGGAACACATCGGTTTTCACCACCCCAGGATAACGGCCGATTTGTCTTTTGAGTGCATTTTTCCTTTTTCACCCAATGAATTGCAGGAACGTGCCGCAGCAATCATTACTACGCCAGGCGTCTATATCATTGAAGCGCCTATGGGCATGGGCAAGACTGAGGCCGCCTTGTGGGCCGCATATCATCTGCTGTGCTCCGGGTATGCGTCCGGCGTGTATTTCGCTCTGCCCACGCAGGCCACGAGTAATCGTATTCATCTGCGCATGAATGAATTCCTGGATCGAATCACGGATAATGCTTCAGCATCAAGACTCGTGCATGGCAATTCCTGGCTGTTGGAGGGGAGTGACGTTCCCAAAACTCCAGCCACGACTGTTCACGGGGCCGCAGAGGATGACGCTCGCGCCAGCCAAGACTGGTTCGCATCGACTAAACGCGCCCTGCTGGCTCCGTTTGGTGTCGGCACGGTGGATCAGTGTCTGTTGGGTGTGGTCGCGGCCAAGCATTTCTTTGTCCGTCACTTTGCGCTGGCAGGAAAAGTGGTCATTCTGGACGAAATCCATTCCTACGATCTTTACACCGGCACACTCATCGACAAGCTGATTAAGACACTGGAAGGATTGGGCTGCACGGTCATCATTCTTTCCGCCACATTGACCGCTAAACGTCGGGACCAGTTGCTGGTGACTGTTTTCATCACCCCGCCGCAAGGGCGGCAGATCCGAACCTGCTTCTCCACGGCTGACGATGCCATGAGCCGTGCGAAAGATATGGCGCAACGCGGTGGCGCAGTGCTCTGGATCTGCAATACCGTGGATAGCGCACAACACATTTTCCGCGAATTGTCAGAGCGATGCGGCGAAGCCTTTCCCATCGGCCTGCTACATTCCCGCTTTACCTTTCCCCGACGCGAAGCATTGGAGCAGGAATGGATGGAACGCTTTGGAAAAAACGGATCACGCTGTGGCTCCATTCTCGTGGCCACTCAGGTGGTGGAGCAAAGTGTGGATCTCGATGCGGATCTGCTCGTGACCGAACTTGCACCGACAGACATGCTGCTGCAACGCATCGGGCGGCTCTGGAGGCATCAGCGTTCGGGTAGGCCAGCCTACGAACCTGTTGTAATGATCGTGGAGGAAGCGTCCTCCCTGGAGGCATTTCGAACCATGAAGCCTGCCGCCATCATCAAGGAACTGGGTGCAAAAGCCAAAGTTTATGCTCCGTATGTACTGCTTCGTAGTCTTGAAGTGTGGAAAACGCATGAGCAGGTGGAAATCCCTCGCCAGATCAGAGCGCTGCTGGAAGCGACGTATGCAGAGAGTGAAAATGAGCCGGAGTCGTGGTCTGCGCTGTATGGAGAATGGTTTGCCTCGGATTCTGCAAAGAAAATGATCGCTCAACAGAACGCCAATTACTGGACGGTGGCACTGCCGGATGAAGAGGGCGTCCAGACGCGACTCAACGAAATGCCGACTATCTCCCTTATTTTGTGCTCCGAACACAGTTCGTCACAGAGCGTCCTGTTGAGTGGCGAAGTCATCTTGGCACGGGGTCAGGATTTTTCTCTGGCCGCAGCCCGCGCTATTCACCGCAACCTAGTCAAGGTTCCGGAATACCTGATCTCGTACGGCCAGGAACCGGGCGAAACCCTGTTCAACATGTATGTACGAGGACGCTTTATCGTTGGCGTGGTTGATGCGGCGGGAAGTGTTTCAATCAAAGGTCTGCAGTCCGGAAACCGGCTATTTTATATGGATTCCCTTGGTCTCGTCATTGATCGTTCATCCTGA
- the casA gene encoding type I-E CRISPR-associated protein Cse1/CasA has product MNIAFDPWMPVIALDGASARISLHDALTHGEDYADLAVRPHERVALMRLMLCASHAALNGPKNYDEWEQAPEHLPEAADNYLKTWKDSFELFHPEKPWLQVAGLSKTEDGKVSSDISDLTPVSKLIFENATGNNTTLFDHEGMNTDRNINLSDVVVGMVSFQCFSPGGLISQVYWDKHKTSKSSKDSPCVPSSMIHAFLRGKNISETLYLNLLSDEDIAMYCAGYAKGCPVWEKMPFKMDDSSAVSNATQTYLGRLVPMSRFIKLKSDGQYMLMGDGLPYPQFTDGFHPEPSATVVLRKNQKKEERALLAYRPGRAIWRDLAAVMTRQRTQKGARGPLMLERLGREVASDLCVCALGRDQATILNTIESVYHIPENMNSEAGLNTYENSVHLAEIISGKLGWAVETYRLEIDGGWEGRLKMVGPSKGQLKARLHSIATTHYWTAVEQHLDLLMNAVGALGSDAFANLQKAWRSMLYASAREAYGLACSQDTSRKMRAFAKGWKKLTIRQDGVGEVEAGNSNQEEQE; this is encoded by the coding sequence ATGAATATTGCCTTTGACCCCTGGATGCCGGTGATCGCTCTCGATGGTGCTAGTGCTCGCATCAGCCTGCACGATGCGTTGACGCACGGCGAGGATTATGCGGATCTGGCTGTCCGGCCCCATGAACGCGTGGCCCTGATGCGCCTTATGCTGTGTGCCAGCCATGCGGCCCTTAATGGCCCCAAAAATTATGACGAGTGGGAGCAGGCACCGGAACACTTACCTGAGGCCGCTGACAACTACTTGAAGACCTGGAAGGATTCGTTTGAATTATTTCATCCGGAAAAGCCGTGGCTGCAGGTTGCCGGGCTATCAAAGACCGAGGATGGCAAAGTGAGTTCCGACATTTCGGATCTAACACCAGTATCGAAACTCATCTTTGAAAATGCCACGGGAAATAACACCACCCTGTTCGACCACGAGGGGATGAATACAGACCGAAACATTAACCTTTCAGACGTTGTCGTAGGGATGGTCTCTTTTCAGTGTTTTTCCCCTGGAGGTCTCATCTCTCAAGTTTATTGGGACAAGCATAAAACCAGCAAATCGTCTAAAGATTCTCCTTGTGTTCCGTCCTCAATGATACACGCCTTTTTGCGCGGAAAAAATATTAGCGAGACGCTGTATCTAAACCTTCTTTCAGATGAAGATATCGCAATGTACTGCGCTGGATATGCCAAGGGCTGTCCTGTATGGGAGAAAATGCCCTTCAAAATGGACGATTCCAGCGCTGTTTCTAACGCTACCCAAACGTATCTCGGGCGCTTGGTTCCCATGTCTCGCTTCATCAAACTTAAGTCAGATGGGCAATACATGTTGATGGGCGATGGATTGCCGTATCCGCAATTTACGGATGGATTTCATCCGGAGCCATCTGCCACCGTTGTTCTGCGCAAAAATCAGAAGAAAGAGGAGCGTGCCCTGCTTGCTTATCGTCCTGGCCGCGCCATTTGGCGTGATTTGGCTGCCGTAATGACCAGACAGAGGACACAAAAAGGTGCGAGGGGCCCGTTGATGCTTGAGCGACTTGGGCGAGAGGTCGCCTCAGACTTGTGTGTTTGCGCTCTGGGCCGTGATCAGGCGACAATTCTGAATACCATCGAATCGGTGTACCACATCCCTGAAAACATGAATTCAGAGGCTGGTCTCAACACATACGAAAATAGTGTTCATCTAGCAGAAATTATCTCCGGAAAACTGGGCTGGGCTGTTGAAACCTATCGTTTGGAAATAGACGGTGGCTGGGAAGGTCGTTTGAAAATGGTTGGGCCATCCAAAGGTCAACTCAAAGCCCGACTCCACAGCATTGCGACAACTCATTATTGGACCGCAGTTGAACAACATCTCGATCTGCTCATGAATGCCGTTGGGGCGCTGGGAAGCGATGCGTTCGCGAATTTACAGAAAGCATGGCGATCCATGCTCTATGCCTCGGCCCGTGAAGCGTATGGACTTGCCTGTTCCCAGGATACGTCTCGGAAAATGCGTGCCTTTGCCAAAGGCTGGAAGAAACTGACCATCCGGCAAGATGGGGTTGGAGAAGTGGAAGCAGGTAATTCCAATCAGGAGGAGCAAGAATGA
- a CDS encoding subtype I-E CRISPR-associated endonuclease Cas1, with protein MTEPILPPLKPLPIKDRLSILFVERGQLDVLDGAFVLVDKNGVRQHIPVGSVVCLMLEPGTRVSHAAIALASRVGCLLTWVGEGGVRLYSAGQPGGARADRLLYQAKLALDDAARLKVVRKMYEMRFQEKPPEKRSIQQLRGIEGARVRKMYELLAKQYRVQWNARNYDHTSWGSGDIPNRCLSSATACLYGICEAGILAAGYAPAVGFIHTGKPQSFVYDIADIFKFETVVPVAFQIAARKPINPERDVRLACRDAFRQSKILKRIIPTIEQVLTAGEVSVPTMPDEAVTVAIPNKEGLGDAGHRG; from the coding sequence ATGACAGAACCAATCCTTCCACCTCTGAAGCCACTTCCAATCAAGGATCGGCTATCGATCCTGTTTGTGGAACGCGGGCAGCTTGATGTTTTGGATGGAGCATTTGTGCTCGTGGATAAGAACGGTGTGCGCCAGCATATCCCTGTAGGCAGTGTCGTCTGTCTGATGCTGGAGCCTGGGACGCGGGTTTCCCATGCTGCCATAGCATTAGCCAGTCGGGTTGGATGCTTGCTGACTTGGGTCGGCGAAGGCGGGGTTCGGTTGTATTCCGCAGGTCAACCCGGAGGAGCGCGAGCGGACAGGCTCTTGTACCAGGCCAAGCTGGCTTTGGACGATGCCGCCAGATTGAAGGTGGTGCGAAAGATGTATGAGATGCGCTTTCAGGAGAAACCACCTGAAAAGCGGAGTATTCAGCAACTGCGAGGCATTGAAGGGGCCCGCGTCCGAAAAATGTACGAATTGCTGGCCAAGCAGTATCGTGTTCAATGGAATGCACGGAATTATGACCATACATCCTGGGGAAGCGGAGACATCCCAAACCGTTGCCTTTCTTCGGCAACGGCTTGTCTGTACGGCATTTGCGAAGCGGGTATTCTCGCTGCTGGTTATGCTCCGGCGGTGGGCTTCATCCATACGGGAAAGCCACAATCCTTCGTTTACGACATCGCGGATATTTTCAAATTCGAAACGGTTGTGCCCGTTGCATTCCAGATTGCGGCCCGTAAACCGATTAACCCTGAAAGAGATGTGCGTTTGGCGTGCCGTGACGCTTTCCGGCAGTCCAAAATCCTGAAACGCATTATACCGACGATTGAACAGGTGCTTACTGCTGGCGAAGTATCTGTGCCTACTATGCCGGATGAGGCGGTGACCGTGGCAATCCCTAACAAGGAAGGGCTTGGTGATGCTGGTCATCGTGGTTGA
- the cas6e gene encoding type I-E CRISPR-associated protein Cas6/Cse3/CasE, whose product MNWLTRMEIHADLRRTHKIWDNYDWHQRLWECFPDNSDALRDFLTRVDQQETLMVLWMASLRKPICPSWCPPEGFAFKRIASSFFEHKRYAFDLVANPTKKLSVKGEDGRCLRQGKRVALVKEDELRAWLERKGAERCLDAQGVSVSGGFRLITDRPLEISPMVEQFFRKPGHAGMHGGVRFRGTLEVIDTQDFIATYQHGLGSAKSFGFGLFLLAPLAN is encoded by the coding sequence ATGAACTGGCTAACCCGTATGGAGATCCACGCTGATCTGAGGCGAACACATAAAATCTGGGACAATTACGACTGGCATCAACGCTTGTGGGAGTGCTTTCCAGATAATTCCGATGCACTGCGAGATTTTCTGACTCGTGTCGATCAGCAGGAAACGCTCATGGTGCTTTGGATGGCCTCGCTCCGCAAGCCTATCTGTCCGTCATGGTGCCCGCCCGAAGGCTTTGCGTTCAAGCGTATCGCTTCCTCATTTTTTGAGCACAAACGCTATGCGTTCGATCTTGTGGCCAACCCCACCAAGAAACTGTCTGTCAAAGGCGAAGATGGACGCTGCCTGCGTCAGGGCAAACGGGTCGCTTTGGTCAAGGAAGACGAACTGCGTGCCTGGCTCGAACGTAAGGGGGCGGAACGCTGCCTTGATGCCCAGGGAGTATCTGTCAGCGGTGGATTTCGGCTGATTACGGATCGTCCACTCGAAATAAGTCCGATGGTAGAGCAGTTTTTCCGCAAACCGGGGCATGCTGGAATGCACGGAGGTGTGCGATTTCGCGGTACGCTCGAAGTGATAGACACACAGGATTTCATCGCAACCTATCAGCACGGCCTGGGTAGCGCCAAAAGCTTTGGCTTTGGGCTCTTCCTGCTCGCGCCTCTGGCCAATTAA
- a CDS encoding type I-E CRISPR-associated endoribonuclease Cas2: protein MLVIVVENVPPRLRGRLAVWLLEIRAGVYVGKANRRVRELIWCQVKTGLGEGNAVMAWSTNAESGFDFETLGANRRIPVELDGVKLISFLPPAPVESDGSEPSLNR from the coding sequence ATGCTGGTCATCGTGGTTGAAAACGTGCCGCCCAGACTGCGCGGACGTCTGGCGGTCTGGTTGCTGGAGATCCGAGCGGGAGTGTATGTTGGCAAGGCTAATCGACGAGTGCGCGAGTTGATTTGGTGTCAAGTCAAGACTGGCTTGGGAGAAGGTAATGCGGTCATGGCTTGGAGTACTAACGCGGAAAGTGGATTTGACTTTGAAACCCTGGGCGCAAATCGCCGTATACCGGTGGAGTTGGATGGCGTGAAACTCATATCGTTTCTTCCGCCAGCTCCGGTGGAAAGTGACGGCTCTGAGCCGTCATTAAATCGGTAA
- the cas5e gene encoding type I-E CRISPR-associated protein Cas5/CasD translates to MSVDIGVLALRLEGPLQSWGCHSQYNRRDTGLIPTKSGIAGMCCAAMGHVRGSVAEQVFLESFNILAMTAFAIPRERHTQEIPVRRLTDYHTVQNTRTADGKNKDCHITQRVYLLDASFGVLLEGDNAFLKPLTQALADPVWGIWLGRKTCIPSAPVLVGLFNTQDKAVQALVGKRTLSSFTRQQDVSDFADGRDSLPDKALSFESSARRFAPRRVWLIQRTENV, encoded by the coding sequence ATGTCCGTTGACATCGGTGTATTGGCTTTGCGCTTGGAAGGGCCGTTGCAGTCGTGGGGTTGCCACAGCCAATACAATCGTCGGGACACAGGGCTTATCCCGACCAAAAGTGGTATCGCCGGAATGTGCTGCGCGGCCATGGGGCATGTCCGTGGAAGTGTTGCGGAACAAGTCTTTCTGGAGTCATTCAATATACTGGCCATGACCGCATTTGCCATCCCCCGTGAACGTCACACTCAGGAAATTCCGGTTCGGCGTTTGACGGACTATCATACGGTGCAGAACACCCGCACCGCTGACGGCAAGAATAAGGATTGTCACATTACCCAACGCGTTTATCTCCTCGACGCCTCTTTCGGCGTATTGCTCGAAGGCGACAATGCGTTTCTGAAACCACTGACGCAGGCTCTGGCCGATCCGGTGTGGGGTATCTGGTTGGGGCGCAAGACGTGCATTCCGTCTGCCCCGGTGCTGGTCGGACTGTTCAATACGCAGGACAAGGCCGTACAGGCTCTGGTCGGCAAAAGGACGCTGTCGTCCTTTACGCGGCAGCAGGATGTCTCAGACTTTGCGGATGGTCGGGACAGTCTGCCGGACAAGGCCTTGAGTTTTGAATCCAGTGCCCGGCGGTTTGCCCCCAGAAGAGTTTGGCTAATCCAACGAACTGAAAACGTTTAA
- a CDS encoding HslU--HslV peptidase proteolytic subunit: MQEMRGTTILAVKDDKGVSVAGDGQVTLGQAIAIKHGARKVRRLYRDRIVCGFAGSTADAFTLFEKFEAKLEEFGGNLVRASVELAKDWRTDKYLRRLEAMLLVADAENILMLSGTGDVIEPDDGVAAIGSGGAYAMSAARALRRHTDLPAEDIVRKSMAIAAEICVYTNDHIIFETVTRNS, translated from the coding sequence ATGCAGGAAATGCGCGGAACAACAATTCTGGCGGTCAAGGACGACAAGGGTGTCTCCGTGGCCGGCGACGGTCAGGTCACCCTGGGTCAGGCCATCGCCATCAAGCACGGGGCTCGCAAGGTCCGGCGTCTTTACCGTGATCGCATCGTATGCGGCTTTGCCGGATCCACGGCGGACGCCTTCACGCTGTTTGAAAAATTTGAAGCAAAGCTTGAAGAATTTGGCGGAAATCTGGTCCGCGCCAGTGTGGAACTGGCCAAGGACTGGCGTACCGACAAATATCTGCGCCGTCTGGAGGCCATGCTGCTGGTGGCCGACGCCGAGAATATCCTCATGCTCAGCGGCACCGGTGACGTCATCGAGCCCGATGACGGTGTGGCCGCCATCGGCTCCGGCGGGGCCTACGCCATGTCCGCTGCCCGCGCCCTGCGCCGCCACACGGATCTGCCCGCCGAGGACATCGTGCGCAAGTCCATGGCCATCGCCGCCGAGATCTGCGTTTATACCAACGACCACATCATCTTTGAAACCGTGACCAGGAACTCCTGA
- a CDS encoding integrase, which yields MAKLTEVQIRNAAPGEKRYTLRDENGLFLEVPTTGNKRWRLRYWIDSKEKLISLGTYPTVSLKDARAKRDKLRGKIADPDNPQDPSAIRKKAKAERKHAEQAKGQQELEDAQTFEKTAREWHTKKSTVWSAGHAGRIMRGLEVNILPWIGSKPIRLIDAPTLLRTIRRIEARGTIETAHRELSTCGQIFRYGVASGYCDRDVSADLRGAITPVKHTHHAAILEPKAIGELLRDIEAYQGSHVVRCALRLAPLLFVRPGELRHAEWKEFNFEAAEWRIPPEKMKARALHIVPLSQQALVILQNDLQPLTGSGKYLFPGRASSRPMSENTLNAALRYMGYEKGQMTAHGFRSMASTNLNEMGWNRDAIERQLAHAERDEVRRAYNHADFLPERRRMMQAWADFLDQVREGAKVIPLHHTASVK from the coding sequence ATGGCAAAATTGACAGAGGTCCAGATCCGCAACGCGGCACCCGGCGAGAAGCGTTACACGCTCCGCGACGAAAACGGTCTTTTCCTCGAAGTGCCCACCACGGGCAACAAGCGCTGGCGGCTACGTTACTGGATCGACAGCAAGGAAAAGCTCATCAGCTTGGGCACGTACCCTACCGTTTCCCTCAAGGACGCCAGAGCCAAACGGGACAAGCTCCGTGGCAAGATAGCCGACCCCGACAATCCCCAGGACCCATCTGCTATCCGCAAGAAAGCCAAAGCCGAGCGCAAGCATGCTGAACAGGCAAAGGGTCAACAGGAACTCGAAGATGCTCAGACCTTCGAGAAGACCGCCAGGGAATGGCACACCAAGAAATCCACCGTCTGGAGCGCCGGGCACGCAGGACGCATCATGCGCGGCCTTGAAGTCAATATTCTCCCCTGGATCGGCTCAAAGCCAATTCGCCTGATCGACGCCCCCACTCTACTCCGCACCATCCGCCGCATCGAAGCACGCGGCACCATCGAGACAGCACACCGAGAACTTTCAACCTGTGGCCAAATTTTCCGCTACGGAGTGGCCAGCGGATATTGTGACCGGGACGTGTCCGCCGACCTTCGTGGGGCCATCACACCCGTTAAGCACACTCACCATGCCGCCATCCTCGAACCTAAGGCGATAGGTGAACTTTTGCGAGATATTGAAGCATACCAGGGTAGCCACGTTGTGCGTTGCGCCCTGCGCCTTGCTCCCCTTCTCTTTGTCCGCCCGGGAGAACTCAGACATGCCGAATGGAAGGAATTCAACTTCGAAGCCGCTGAGTGGCGCATTCCGCCCGAGAAAATGAAAGCCCGCGCACTCCACATTGTCCCGCTCTCCCAACAGGCGCTCGTCATTCTGCAAAACGATTTGCAGCCCCTCACGGGCTCAGGCAAATACCTCTTCCCCGGTCGGGCATCCTCCCGACCCATGAGCGAAAATACGCTGAACGCGGCCCTGCGTTACATGGGCTACGAAAAAGGCCAGATGACCGCCCACGGCTTCCGCTCCATGGCCAGCACGAACCTGAACGAAATGGGCTGGAATCGCGACGCCATCGAGCGCCAGCTTGCCCATGCCGAACGGGACGAAGTGCGTCGGGCATACAACCACGCCGACTTCCTGCCCGAGCGCCGACGGATGATGCAGGCTTGGGCGGATTTTCTGGATCAGGTCCGGGAAGGCGCAAAGGTTATTCCCTTGCATCACACAGCAAGCGTAAAATAA
- a CDS encoding type I-E CRISPR-associated protein Cas7/Cse4/CasC translates to MRHLELHIIQSVPVACLNRDDLNSPKTAIFGGVQRARVSSQSWKRAIREMAAKELDDNQAFKGIRSRLFVSKIIQSLLELDVNPEDAKIFASCAGHYLAKLDPKQEGKVKTLIFLSPSEYKIFATILESLEEKDKKVLRDAFAAVDISKLGSDDDDDSDDDNEPDEKPKKKSGEKKITPKEFSKRIGKVLKSQIQKAFKAERKNAEGLVKDAADIAIFGRMVASDHSLTVEAAGMFSHALSTHKADNEIDFFAAVDDLQPKEDAGAGMTSTLEFNSATYYRFAALNLDMLEDSGHLGCMSVEERQSVVRTFLEATIKAVPSARKNTMNANTLPAYVMGVVREKGHPVQLVNAFEMPIRPGQGYVEKSVQALQTEYDKLQSIWGIESVEHIVIPATTMPDFLNRMVSHVR, encoded by the coding sequence ATGAGACATCTGGAATTGCACATCATTCAGTCCGTTCCCGTAGCTTGCCTCAACCGTGACGATCTCAATTCTCCCAAAACCGCCATTTTCGGAGGCGTGCAGCGTGCCCGTGTTTCCAGCCAGTCCTGGAAACGCGCTATTCGGGAAATGGCCGCAAAGGAACTTGATGATAATCAGGCCTTCAAAGGAATTAGAAGTCGTCTGTTTGTCAGCAAAATTATTCAATCTCTACTTGAACTCGACGTGAATCCCGAGGATGCAAAAATATTTGCCTCATGCGCTGGTCATTATCTCGCAAAATTAGATCCTAAACAGGAAGGAAAAGTTAAAACACTTATATTTCTTTCTCCATCTGAATATAAAATCTTCGCAACAATTTTAGAATCACTTGAAGAAAAAGACAAAAAGGTGCTTCGGGATGCTTTTGCAGCTGTTGATATTTCAAAACTTGGCAGTGATGACGATGACGATAGCGATGACGACAATGAACCGGATGAAAAGCCTAAGAAGAAAAGTGGAGAAAAAAAGATAACGCCAAAGGAGTTCTCCAAGCGCATTGGAAAAGTGCTAAAATCACAAATTCAAAAGGCTTTTAAGGCTGAGCGTAAAAATGCTGAGGGATTAGTGAAAGATGCCGCCGATATTGCCATCTTTGGCCGCATGGTCGCCAGTGACCATTCCCTGACCGTGGAAGCGGCGGGCATGTTCTCGCACGCACTGTCCACGCACAAGGCCGATAACGAGATCGATTTCTTTGCCGCTGTGGACGATCTGCAACCCAAGGAAGACGCTGGAGCAGGCATGACCAGCACCCTCGAATTCAACTCCGCGACGTACTACCGCTTTGCGGCTTTGAACCTCGACATGCTGGAGGACTCGGGTCATCTGGGTTGCATGTCTGTGGAAGAACGCCAATCCGTTGTCCGGACATTTCTTGAAGCGACCATCAAGGCCGTGCCGTCTGCCCGAAAAAATACCATGAACGCAAACACTCTGCCCGCCTACGTTATGGGAGTTGTCCGCGAAAAAGGGCATCCCGTTCAATTGGTCAACGCCTTTGAAATGCCGATTCGGCCGGGGCAGGGGTACGTCGAAAAATCCGTACAAGCGCTGCAGACCGAGTACGACAAGTTACAGAGCATCTGGGGCATCGAGTCGGTTGAGCACATTGTAATCCCTGCGACAACCATGCCGGATTTCCTGAACAGGATGGTGTCACATGTCCGTTGA